A region from the Candidatus Limnocylindrales bacterium genome encodes:
- the rpsG gene encoding 30S ribosomal protein S7: MSRKGPARKRELLPDPVYHDRVVTQFINCMQEHGKKSIAESVFYGAVETVEGRLKESGLDMFKRALDNVKPAVEVRSRRVGGATYQVPVEVRSSRQVALAIRWLISNARSRPERTMRDRLAGELIDASNNRGGAVKKREDTHRMAEANKAFAHYRW; the protein is encoded by the coding sequence ATGTCGCGAAAAGGACCTGCAAGAAAACGAGAGCTGCTTCCGGACCCGGTCTATCACGACCGCGTCGTCACGCAGTTCATCAACTGCATGCAAGAGCACGGCAAGAAGAGCATTGCCGAGAGCGTGTTCTACGGCGCCGTCGAGACGGTCGAAGGTCGCCTGAAAGAAAGCGGTCTCGACATGTTCAAGCGCGCGCTCGACAACGTGAAGCCGGCCGTCGAAGTGCGCTCACGCCGCGTCGGCGGCGCCACGTACCAGGTGCCGGTCGAGGTGCGCTCGTCGCGCCAGGTCGCGCTCGCGATCCGCTGGCTGATTTCCAATGCGCGCTCGCGGCCCGAACGCACGATGAGGGACCGGCTCGCCGGTGAGCTCATCGACGCGTCGAACAATCGCGGCGGCGCAGTCAAGAAACGCGAAGACACACATCGCATGGCAGAGGCCAACAAGGCCTTCGCCCATTACCGCTGGTAA